A DNA window from Vigna angularis cultivar LongXiaoDou No.4 chromosome 1, ASM1680809v1, whole genome shotgun sequence contains the following coding sequences:
- the LOC108347852 gene encoding 60S ribosomal protein L35a-3 — MVKGRQGERVRLYVRGTILGYKRSKSNQYPNTSLIQIEGVNTKEEVGWYAGKRMAYIYKAKVKNNGSHYRCIWGKVTRPHGNSGVVRAKFKSNLPPRSMGARVRVFMYPSNI, encoded by the exons ATGGTTAAGGGACGCCAAGGAGAGCGCGTCAG aCTCTATGTGAGGGGTACAATCCTTGGATACAAAAG GTCCAAGTCAAACCAGTATCCCAACACATCCCTGATCCAAATTGAGGGAGTGAACACCAAAGAAGAAGTAGGATGGTATGCTGGCAAGAGAATGGCCTATATTTACAAGGCTAAGGTGAAGAATAATGGAAGCCACTACCGTTGCATTTGGGGTAAGGTTACAAGGCCTCATGGTAACAGTGGTGTTGTTCGTGCTAAATTCAAGTCAAACCTTCCTCCCAGATCAATG GGAGCACGGGTTAGAGTGTTCATGTACCCAAGTAACATCTGA
- the LOC108347853 gene encoding uncharacterized protein LOC108347853: protein MESNEAHSSMEVEKVPSEGKVLPPKPKFEALKPHEMSDGQVQFRKVNVPPHRYTPLKKAWMDIYNPIYEQMKIDVRMNLKARRVELKTRADTPDISNLQKCADFVHAFMLGFDVIDAIALLRLDELYVESFEIKDVKTLRGDHLSRAIGRLSGKGGKTKFAIENASKTRIVIADTKIHILGSFANIKIARDSLCSLILGSPAGKVYSKLRAVTARLAERF, encoded by the coding sequence ATGGAGTCAAATGAGGCACACTCATCCATGGAAGTTGAAAAAGTCCCATCAGAAGGGAAAGTTTTGCCACCAAAGCCAAAGTTTGAGGCTTTGAAACCTCATGAGATGTCTGATGGTCAGGTTCAGTTCCGCAAGGTGAATGTTCCACCTCATCGATATACCCCTCTCAAGAAAGCTTGGATGGATATCTATAATCCCATTTATGAACAAATGAAAATTGATGTGCGTATGAATCTGAAGGCTCGTAGAGTTGAGCTGAAGACAAGGGCTGATACACCTGATATCAGTAACCTGCAAAAGTGTGCTGATTTTGTCCATGCTTTCATGCTGGGTTTTGATGTCATAGATGCCATTGCTCTTCTGCGTCTGGATGAACTCTACGTTGAGTCCTTTGAGATCAAGGATGTTAAAACACTTCGAGGGGATCACTTGTCTCGAGCAATTGGGAGGTTGTCTGGTAAAGGTGGTAAAACAAAGTTTGCAATTGAGAACGCTTCAAAGACTAGAATCGTGATTGCTGACACCAAAATTCACATATTGGGATCTTTTGCCAACATAAAGATTGCCAGGGATTCTCTTTGTAGCCTGATTCTTGGATCACCAGCAGGAAAAGTGTATTCCAAACTAAGAGCAGTTACTGCTAGATTGGCTGAAAGGTTTTGA